The genome window GAGGAGGCCAGGGACGACGTCGAGCCGGACGCCGACCGGATCCACCAGTCGCTGCTGGCCGGCCTGCTCTCCCACATCGGCCTGTTCGACGTGGAGAAGCGCGAGTACGGCGGCGCCCGCGGCGCCCGCTTCGCGGTCTTCCCGGGCTCCGGCCTGTTCAAGAAGCCGCCGCGCTGGGTGATGTCGGCCGAGCTGGTGGAGACCTCGCGGCTGTGGGCCCGGATCAACGCCAAGGTCGAGCCGGAGTGGATCGAGCCGCTGGCCGGCCACCTGATCAAGCGCAACTACAGCGAGCCGCACTGGGAGAAGAAGGCCGGCGCGGTGATGGCCTTCGAGCGGGTCACCCTCTACGGCGTGCCGATCGTCACCCAGCGCCGGGTGAACTACGGCCGGATCGACCCCGCGCTCTGCCGCGAACTCTTCATCCGCAACGCCCTGGTGGAGGGCGACTGGGAGACCCACCACCGGTTCTTCGCCGAGAACCGCACGCTGCTCGGCGAGGTGGCGGAGCTGGAGAACCGCGCCCGCCGCCGGGACATCCTGGTGGACGACCAGACCCTGTTCGACTTCTACGACGCGAGGCTGCCGGAGGAGGTCGTCTCCACCCGGCACTTCGACTCCTGGTGGAAGAAGGCCCGGCACGACCAGCCGGACCTGCTCAACTTCGAGAAGTCGATGCTGATCAACGACGCCGCCGGCGGCGTCACCGAGGCCGACTACCCGGACCACTGGCAGCAGGGCAAGCTCCGGCTGCAGCTGACCTACCAGTTCGAGCCGGGCAGCGACGCGGACGGCGTGACCGTGCACATCCCGCTGCCGGTGCTCAACCAGGTCTCGGCGGAGGGCTTCGACTGGCAGATCCCGGGCCTGCGCGAGGAGCTGGTCACCGCGCACATCCGCACGCTGCCGAAGGCGGTCCGGCGCAACTTCGTGCCCGCGCCGGACTTCGCCAAGGCCGCCCTGCGCGAACTGACCGACCGCCAGGAGCCGTTGCTGCCCTCGCTGGAGCGGGTGCTGCACCGGATGTCCGGCATCCCGATCCCGCCGGAGGCCTGGGACGACGAGCGGGTCCCGGACCACCTCAAGGTCACCTTCCGGGTGGTGGACGGCAAGCGGAAGCTGGCCGAGTCCAAGGACCTGGAGGAGCTGCGGCTGCGGCTGACCCCCAAGCTCAAGGAGACCCTCTCCTCGGCGGCCGCAGCCAGCGGCCGGGGCATCGAGCGCACCGGCCTGACCGCCTGGCCGGACGACCTGCCGCTGATCCAGCGCACCTTCGAGCAGCGCTCGCGCGGCCACTCGCTGCGCGCCTACCCGGCGTTGACCGACGACGGCGACTCGGTCTCGATCCGGCTCTACGACACCCCGGCGGCCCAGCAGCAGGCGATGTGGCAGGGCACCCGCCGGCTGCTGCTGCTCGTGTGCAACTCGCCCGCGAAGCAGATCCAGGCCCGGCTCGGCAACCAGGCGAAGCTGGCACTCTCCTACAACCCGCACGGCTCGGTCCCGGCCCTCTTCGAGGACATCACGGCCTGCGCGGTGGACCGCCTGATGACCCTGAACGGCGGGGTGGCCTGGGACGCCGAGTCCTTCACCAAGCTCTACGACAAGGTCCGGGCCGACCTGTACGAGCTGTCCGCCGACACCACGTTGAAGACCGCCTCCGCCCTGATCGCCTACCACCGGGCCGGCAACCGGCTGCGGACGGTGCAGAGCCCGGTGCTGCTGGCCGCCGTGAACGACGTGAAGCTGCACCTGGCCTCGCTGGTGCACCCGGGCTTCGTCACGGCGACCGGCTGGCAGCGGCTGGGGGACGTCAAGCGCTACCTGATCGCGGTGGACCGCCGGCTGGAGGCGCTGCCCAACCACCCGCAGCGCGACGCCCTGAACCTCTCGAAGGTGCAGGAGGTGCAGCGGGCGTACGGCGAGCTGCTGGCGGCCGTGCCGACCGGCCAGCAGCCGAGCGAAGAGGTCCGGCAGATCCGCTGGATGATCGAGGAGCTGCGGGTGAGCTTCTTCGCCCAGTCGCTGGGCACCCCGGCGCCGGTCTCGGAGAAGCGGATCCTCAAGGCGATGGACGCGGCCCGGGCCACCCTCTGAGCCCTGCCCCAGGTCGGGCCGGTGAGCCCTCGGCAGCCGGTTCGACCTGGGGCCCCGCGATGCAGTACGATCTGTCTTGTCACCGCGCAGAGCAGTGACAAACACTGCGAACAGCAG of Kitasatospora viridis contains these proteins:
- the hrpA gene encoding ATP-dependent RNA helicase HrpA; the protein is MSSPAAQSADATTIGELAARLPELMLRDQQRIGRRLDGARRVRKPEARQAVAAELAAEIDRAELRLAERRAAVPRISYPQELPVSQKKDEILAAIRDHQVVIVAGETGSGKTTQIPKICLELGRGVKGLVGHTQPRRIAARTVAERIAEEIGTPLGGTVGWKVRFTDQVGQDTLVKLMTDGILLAEVQTDRELRQYDTLIIDEAHERSLNIDFLLGYLKQLLPRRPDLKVVITSATIDPERFSRHFEDAPIVEVSGRTYPVEVRYRPLVAQGEGEDEDDAPDEADRDRDQVQAICDAAEELQSEGPGDILVFLSGEREIRDTADALEKLNLKFTEVLPLYARLSSAEQHKVFQRSTRRRIVLATNVAETSLTVPGIKYVIDPGTARISRYSHRTKVQRLPIEAISQASANQRKGRCGRTSDGICIRLYSEEDFLARPEFTDAEILRTNLASVILQMTAAGLGDIAAFPFLDPPDSRNIKDGVNLLQELGALDPQAQDPKKRLTPLGRKLAQLPVDPRLARMVLEADRNGCVRDVMVIAAALSIQDPRERPTEKRQAADERHRRFTSETSDFLSYLAMWRYVREQQRELSSSAFRRMCKSEFLNYLRIREWQDIYVQLRTVAKQLGVTIEEARDDVEPDADRIHQSLLAGLLSHIGLFDVEKREYGGARGARFAVFPGSGLFKKPPRWVMSAELVETSRLWARINAKVEPEWIEPLAGHLIKRNYSEPHWEKKAGAVMAFERVTLYGVPIVTQRRVNYGRIDPALCRELFIRNALVEGDWETHHRFFAENRTLLGEVAELENRARRRDILVDDQTLFDFYDARLPEEVVSTRHFDSWWKKARHDQPDLLNFEKSMLINDAAGGVTEADYPDHWQQGKLRLQLTYQFEPGSDADGVTVHIPLPVLNQVSAEGFDWQIPGLREELVTAHIRTLPKAVRRNFVPAPDFAKAALRELTDRQEPLLPSLERVLHRMSGIPIPPEAWDDERVPDHLKVTFRVVDGKRKLAESKDLEELRLRLTPKLKETLSSAAAASGRGIERTGLTAWPDDLPLIQRTFEQRSRGHSLRAYPALTDDGDSVSIRLYDTPAAQQQAMWQGTRRLLLLVCNSPAKQIQARLGNQAKLALSYNPHGSVPALFEDITACAVDRLMTLNGGVAWDAESFTKLYDKVRADLYELSADTTLKTASALIAYHRAGNRLRTVQSPVLLAAVNDVKLHLASLVHPGFVTATGWQRLGDVKRYLIAVDRRLEALPNHPQRDALNLSKVQEVQRAYGELLAAVPTGQQPSEEVRQIRWMIEELRVSFFAQSLGTPAPVSEKRILKAMDAARATL